In Iodobacter fluviatilis, one DNA window encodes the following:
- the tcdA gene encoding tRNA cyclic N6-threonylcarbamoyladenosine(37) synthase TcdA: METSFERRFGGIARLYGMPALARFQQAHVCVVGVGGVGSWAAEALVRSAVGHITLIDLDDICVSNTNRQLPALEGNYGKMKVVALAERIKAINPECVVDIIEDFVSVDNFEETLGRGYDAIIDAIDSVKTKAAMIAWCKRRKIRLVTTGGAGGQTDPTQIAVVDLSKTINDPLASKVRSILRREYGFAQQGKKMGVECVYSTEQLVYPQPDGSVCGQKPDSSEGTLGLGCEGGFGASVAVTGCFGFVAAAQVLKHLAKPAAAPSASSTE; encoded by the coding sequence TTGGAAACATCTTTTGAACGTCGTTTTGGTGGTATTGCTCGTTTATATGGTATGCCTGCATTAGCACGCTTCCAGCAGGCTCATGTTTGTGTGGTTGGAGTGGGGGGAGTGGGCTCATGGGCAGCTGAAGCGCTTGTCCGCTCTGCTGTTGGCCATATTACGTTGATTGATTTAGATGATATTTGTGTCTCAAATACAAATCGCCAATTGCCCGCGCTTGAAGGGAACTACGGAAAAATGAAAGTAGTGGCTCTGGCGGAGCGCATTAAGGCGATCAATCCTGAGTGTGTGGTTGATATTATTGAAGATTTTGTGAGCGTTGATAATTTTGAAGAAACACTAGGGCGGGGTTACGACGCAATTATCGATGCGATTGATTCGGTTAAAACTAAGGCGGCCATGATTGCTTGGTGTAAGCGCCGCAAAATTCGCCTAGTGACAACGGGTGGCGCAGGCGGACAGACTGATCCAACGCAAATTGCCGTGGTTGATTTATCTAAAACCATTAACGATCCGCTGGCGTCTAAAGTGCGCTCCATCTTGCGCCGTGAGTATGGTTTTGCTCAGCAGGGTAAAAAAATGGGGGTGGAGTGTGTTTATTCCACCGAGCAGCTGGTCTATCCCCAGCCCGATGGCAGCGTGTGTGGTCAAAAGCCCGATAGTAGCGAAGGTACGCTTGGCTTGGGGTGTGAAGGGGGCTTTGGAGCCTCTGTGGCGGTAACAGGCTGCTTTGGTTTTGTGGCGGCCGCGCAGGTGTTAAAACATTTGGCCAAGCCTGCTGCAGCGCCCTCTGCTTCCAGCACGGAGTAA
- a CDS encoding thymidylate synthase, with product MRQYLDLLQHVLDHGVRKEDRTGTGTISVFGHQMRFNLADGFPLVTTKKTHLKSIAYELLWFLRGETNVKWLQERGVKIWNEWAAADGELGPVYGSQWRSWPTKDGRHIDQINQVVQQLKNNPDSRRIIVSAWNVGEIENMALPPCHAFFQFYVAPAAADDADQRGKLSCQLYQRSADIFLGVPFNIASYAMLVMMLAQVCDLAVGDFVWTGGDCHIYSNHLDQVHEQLSRTPRALPVLKLNPLKKDIFDFEYEDFTLEAYDPYPGIKAPIAV from the coding sequence ATGCGTCAATATCTTGATCTTCTCCAACATGTTTTAGACCACGGAGTCAGGAAAGAAGACCGTACTGGCACGGGTACGATCAGCGTGTTCGGGCATCAGATGCGTTTTAACCTGGCCGATGGTTTTCCTTTGGTCACGACTAAGAAAACACATTTGAAATCGATTGCTTATGAGTTGCTGTGGTTTTTGCGTGGCGAAACCAATGTGAAGTGGCTGCAGGAGCGGGGGGTTAAAATCTGGAACGAGTGGGCTGCTGCTGATGGCGAACTGGGGCCTGTGTATGGCTCGCAATGGCGCAGCTGGCCAACGAAGGATGGGCGCCATATTGATCAGATCAACCAAGTGGTTCAGCAGTTAAAAAATAACCCTGATTCCCGGCGCATTATTGTCTCGGCATGGAATGTGGGCGAGATCGAAAACATGGCTCTGCCGCCTTGCCATGCGTTCTTTCAGTTTTATGTTGCCCCGGCAGCGGCTGACGATGCTGATCAGCGTGGCAAGCTCTCTTGCCAGCTTTATCAGCGCAGCGCGGATATTTTCCTAGGGGTGCCTTTTAATATTGCTTCTTACGCCATGCTAGTGATGATGCTGGCCCAGGTGTGTGATTTGGCTGTGGGCGATTTTGTCTGGACGGGTGGAGATTGCCATATTTACAGTAATCACCTGGATCAGGTGCACGAGCAATTATCCCGCACGCCACGCGCTCTGCCCGTGCTTAAGCTTAATCCGCTTAAAAAAGATATTTTTGATTTTGAATATGAAGACTTTACCCTGGAAGCGTACGACCCTTATCCTGGGATAAAAGCGCCAATTGCAGTTTAA
- the arfB gene encoding alternative ribosome rescue aminoacyl-tRNA hydrolase ArfB codes for MLTIRFNIPEAEMEFSAIRAQGSGGQNVNKVSSAVHLRFDIAASSLPLPLKERLLALGDQRINKEGVVVIKAQQYRSQEQNRADGILRLFELVESVASVAAPRKATRPTKGSQTRRLDSKNKRGSIKALRGKVSD; via the coding sequence ATGCTGACCATCCGTTTTAATATCCCCGAAGCCGAGATGGAATTCTCCGCCATCCGTGCCCAAGGCTCGGGCGGACAGAATGTTAACAAGGTTTCAAGCGCGGTGCATTTACGCTTTGATATTGCCGCTTCTTCCCTGCCCCTGCCTCTGAAAGAACGGCTATTGGCGCTTGGGGACCAGCGAATCAATAAAGAAGGCGTAGTGGTGATTAAGGCACAGCAATACCGTAGCCAGGAACAAAACCGCGCCGATGGCATTTTGCGGTTATTTGAACTTGTGGAAAGCGTAGCCTCCGTTGCCGCCCCGCGCAAAGCCACCCGCCCAACTAAGGGATCGCAAACGAGGCGGCTGGATAGCAAAAATAAGCGCGGCAGCATTAAGGCGCTGAGAGGCAAGGTAAGCGATTAA
- a CDS encoding ABCB family ABC transporter ATP-binding protein/permease has translation MSPTRRNDWQTLSTLLPYLWQYKNRVILALSLLILAKFANVSVPLVLKSIVDGLDPKHGPLVLPLSLVLGYGALRLCASVFGEMRDAVFAKVTQGAIRKVAMQVFEHLHRLSLRFHLERQTGGMSRDIDRGTKGISFLLNFTLFNILPTLVEILLVAGILLKKYDVWFSVITFGTIVLYIVFTLGITEWRMSFRRTMNDMDSKANTRAVDSLLNYETVKYFNNERWEAERYDTSLKIWETAAVKNQVSLSFLNAGQAIIIAFGVTLLVWLAADGVVKGTMTLGDLVLVNAFLLQLYAPLNFLGFVYREIKHSLADMEKMFTLMGQNAEVTDIQDAQLLATTSAAIRFDQVDFSYEANRKILHAVSFDIPAGKTVAVVGSSGAGKSTLSRLLYRFYDVSQGSISINGVDLRQLNQVSLRAHIGIVPQDTVLFNDSIYYNIAYGQPSASRDEVIQAAKSAHIYDFILSLPEGFDTLVGERGLKLSGGEKQRVAIARTILKNPPILIFDEATSALDSRTEKAIQAELKEISANRTTLIVAHRLSTVADADEILVMEQGVIIERGRHRDLLDLGAHYAHMWQLQQGDEENK, from the coding sequence ATGAGCCCAACACGTCGCAATGACTGGCAGACTTTATCGACCCTGCTGCCTTATCTCTGGCAGTATAAAAATCGCGTGATTCTGGCCTTGTCACTGCTTATTCTGGCAAAGTTTGCCAATGTATCGGTGCCTCTCGTATTAAAGAGCATTGTTGATGGGCTGGATCCAAAGCACGGGCCTTTAGTACTGCCGCTGAGCCTGGTGCTGGGCTATGGCGCACTGCGCCTTTGTGCTTCGGTTTTTGGTGAAATGCGCGATGCTGTCTTTGCTAAGGTTACGCAGGGAGCGATTCGTAAAGTGGCGATGCAGGTCTTTGAGCATTTGCACCGCCTGAGTTTACGTTTTCATCTGGAGCGGCAAACCGGGGGAATGAGCCGGGATATTGACCGTGGCACAAAGGGAATTTCATTTTTACTGAATTTCACCCTGTTTAATATTTTGCCTACTCTGGTCGAGATTTTATTGGTAGCTGGTATCTTACTGAAAAAATATGATGTTTGGTTCTCAGTGATTACTTTTGGCACCATTGTTTTATATATTGTTTTTACGCTGGGCATTACTGAATGGCGAATGAGCTTTCGCCGCACCATGAATGATATGGATTCAAAAGCCAATACCCGAGCGGTAGACAGCCTTTTAAATTATGAAACGGTTAAATATTTTAATAATGAACGCTGGGAGGCAGAGCGTTATGATACCAGCCTTAAAATATGGGAGACTGCTGCAGTTAAGAATCAGGTATCCCTTTCATTTTTAAATGCAGGCCAGGCCATTATTATTGCTTTTGGCGTTACTTTGTTGGTTTGGCTGGCTGCTGATGGTGTTGTGAAAGGCACAATGACATTAGGTGATTTGGTTTTAGTGAATGCATTTTTATTGCAGCTTTATGCGCCACTTAATTTTCTGGGTTTTGTTTATCGCGAAATTAAACATTCTTTAGCTGATATGGAGAAAATGTTTACTTTAATGGGGCAGAATGCGGAAGTAACAGATATTCAAGATGCACAATTGCTGGCAACTACATCTGCTGCTATTCGTTTTGATCAGGTTGATTTTTCATACGAAGCAAACCGAAAGATATTGCATGCTGTGAGTTTTGATATTCCGGCAGGCAAAACGGTGGCCGTAGTGGGCAGTTCAGGAGCAGGTAAATCGACATTATCCCGCTTACTGTATCGTTTTTATGATGTGAGTCAGGGGAGTATCAGTATTAATGGGGTCGATTTACGCCAATTGAATCAAGTGAGTTTGCGCGCACATATCGGGATTGTGCCGCAAGATACGGTGTTGTTTAACGATAGTATTTATTACAATATTGCTTATGGACAGCCTAGTGCAAGCCGTGACGAGGTGATTCAGGCGGCAAAGTCAGCGCATATCTATGATTTTATTTTATCCCTGCCTGAAGGTTTTGATACCTTGGTTGGGGAGCGTGGTCTTAAATTGTCGGGCGGAGAAAAACAGCGTGTCGCTATTGCTCGCACGATTCTTAAGAATCCACCCATTTTAATTTTTGATGAAGCAACTTCAGCGCTAGATTCACGCACAGAAAAAGCAATACAGGCTGAATTAAAAGAAATATCAGCCAATCGTACAACTTTAATTGTGGCGCATCGATTATCTACTGTGGCCGATGCAGATGAAATCCTTGTGATGGAGCAAGGCGTCATCATAGAACGGGGGCGGCACCGTGATCTTTTGGATCTGGGCGCGCATTATGCACATATGTGGCAACTACAGCAGGGCGATGAAGAAAATAAATAA
- a CDS encoding phasin family protein, translated as MTTAQQQFSAFATEQVEVALRFARISIDSAERIIKLQVEVAKNNLETSAKNANALVAVKDAQEALTLRQKLTESSIEQATNYSRSLYEIASQAQAEVSQLVEERTTAFNKHVVSGLDQFVKSAPAGTDVAVAAVKSTLQATAAAVDSLTKAAKQVADFADASVKAAGTATADAVKTAAKKTNGASAAAV; from the coding sequence ATGACTACTGCACAACAACAATTCTCCGCGTTCGCTACCGAGCAAGTTGAAGTGGCATTGCGTTTCGCACGCATTTCCATTGATTCTGCCGAACGGATCATCAAGCTGCAAGTTGAAGTTGCAAAAAACAATTTAGAAACCAGCGCTAAAAATGCAAATGCTCTGGTTGCTGTAAAAGATGCACAAGAAGCACTGACATTGCGTCAAAAATTAACTGAATCATCAATTGAACAAGCGACAAATTACTCACGCAGCCTGTACGAAATCGCTTCACAAGCACAAGCTGAAGTATCGCAATTGGTTGAAGAACGTACGACTGCTTTCAATAAACACGTTGTATCTGGTTTAGACCAATTCGTTAAATCAGCACCAGCAGGTACAGATGTTGCTGTTGCGGCGGTTAAATCAACATTGCAAGCCACTGCAGCTGCAGTAGACAGCCTGACAAAAGCAGCAAAGCAAGTTGCTGATTTTGCAGACGCTTCTGTTAAAGCCGCTGGCACAGCAACTGCTGATGCAGTAAAGACAGCAGCTAAGAAAACAAACGGTGCAAGTGCTGCAGCCGTATAA
- the phaR gene encoding polyhydroxyalkanoate synthesis repressor PhaR: MSVEKRVIKKYPNRRLYDTATSCYITLVDVKQLVLDNIDIQIVDAKGGEDITRSVLLQVIMEEEAGGMPMFSYDVLTQIIRFYGNAMQGVMGNYLEKNMQLFAEMQGRLQTQAKSVITGENPMLSNANLWGDFMKFQGPGMQSMMNNYLESSTSMFVDMQQQLQDRARHLFTGMGMPGYGKEGAILSEDELKPTTPPASEAAADEPVAAEPVTAKPAPRRRAAKS; the protein is encoded by the coding sequence ATGAGCGTGGAAAAACGCGTGATCAAGAAGTATCCAAACCGCCGCCTGTATGACACGGCGACCAGCTGTTATATCACTTTGGTCGATGTAAAACAGTTGGTCTTGGATAATATTGATATCCAGATTGTGGATGCTAAAGGGGGGGAAGACATTACCCGCAGCGTGCTGCTACAAGTGATCATGGAAGAGGAAGCTGGCGGAATGCCTATGTTTTCTTATGATGTGCTGACACAAATCATTCGGTTCTATGGGAATGCCATGCAAGGTGTGATGGGGAATTACCTGGAAAAAAACATGCAACTCTTTGCAGAAATGCAAGGTCGCTTACAAACACAGGCTAAATCCGTGATCACCGGTGAAAACCCGATGCTTTCAAATGCCAATCTTTGGGGCGATTTTATGAAGTTCCAAGGGCCAGGCATGCAAAGCATGATGAATAATTATCTTGAAAGCAGTACCTCCATGTTTGTGGATATGCAGCAACAGTTGCAGGATCGAGCCCGGCATTTGTTTACCGGAATGGGGATGCCTGGCTATGGAAAAGAAGGGGCGATCTTGTCAGAGGATGAGTTGAAACCCACCACTCCGCCAGCATCTGAAGCTGCAGCAGATGAACCCGTGGCAGCAGAACCTGTAACCGCAAAACCTGCCCCACGTCGCCGTGCGGCTAAAAGCTGA
- the apaG gene encoding Co2+/Mg2+ efflux protein ApaG translates to MSDSPVYSVLVHAEAFYLPEQSDEVADRYAFAYRITITNTGTAAAQLLSRHWVIRDMEDRVQEVQGDGVVGEQPVLEPGQHFEYMSSASIATPVGSMQGNYRMQAADGSQFDAEIPSFVLAMPRILH, encoded by the coding sequence ATGAGTGACTCCCCTGTATATAGCGTGCTTGTTCACGCCGAAGCCTTTTATCTGCCAGAGCAATCGGATGAAGTAGCCGACCGCTATGCGTTTGCTTACCGTATCACCATCACCAATACCGGCACGGCAGCGGCTCAGCTCTTGAGCCGGCACTGGGTCATCCGGGATATGGAAGATCGTGTGCAGGAAGTACAAGGTGATGGCGTCGTTGGCGAGCAGCCTGTGTTAGAGCCAGGTCAGCATTTTGAATATATGAGCAGCGCCAGTATTGCAACACCGGTTGGCTCTATGCAAGGAAACTACCGGATGCAAGCGGCTGATGGTAGTCAGTTTGATGCAGAAATTCCCTCGTTTGTTTTGGCAATGCCGCGTATCTTGCACTGA
- a CDS encoding GNAT family N-acetyltransferase produces MQPVCRPRYQGQGLGRALMLAAIEHCKGKSEKQAIWLNAAPNAIPFYQAVGRISRSNQQTLPQGFSAMQFLL; encoded by the coding sequence ATGCAGCCTGTTTGTCGCCCTAGGTACCAGGGCCAGGGATTGGGCCGCGCTTTAATGCTGGCGGCTATCGAGCATTGCAAAGGTAAAAGTGAAAAACAGGCGATCTGGCTGAATGCAGCCCCGAATGCCATTCCTTTTTATCAGGCGGTGGGCCGTATCAGCCGCAGCAACCAACAGACCTTGCCTCAGGGATTCAGTGCGATGCAATTTTTACTCTGA
- the rpe gene encoding ribulose-phosphate 3-epimerase translates to MSNFRIAPSILAADFARLGEEVKNVIAAGADMIHFDVMDNHYVPNLTMGPMFCEAIRPYTTAPIDVHLMVKPVDRIIPDFAKAGANIITFHPEASEHIDRSLGLIKEHGCKAGLVFNPATPLHYLDYVMDKIDMILLMSVNPGYGGQSFIPGVLAKAKEARARIDAYTARTGREIWLEIDGGVNAGNIAEIAAAGVDTFVAGSAIFGKPDYKTVIDQMRLELARIKA, encoded by the coding sequence GTGTCAAATTTTCGTATTGCACCAAGCATTCTTGCCGCTGACTTTGCCCGTTTGGGCGAAGAAGTTAAAAACGTCATTGCCGCTGGCGCAGACATGATTCATTTTGATGTGATGGATAACCATTACGTCCCAAATCTAACGATGGGCCCGATGTTTTGCGAGGCCATCCGTCCTTACACGACCGCGCCCATTGATGTACATTTAATGGTTAAGCCGGTTGATCGCATCATTCCTGATTTTGCCAAGGCTGGTGCCAACATCATCACCTTTCACCCAGAAGCCTCCGAGCATATTGATCGGTCTCTGGGTCTGATTAAAGAGCATGGCTGTAAGGCTGGTCTAGTGTTTAATCCAGCCACACCATTACACTATTTAGATTATGTCATGGATAAAATCGACATGATTTTGCTGATGTCGGTGAACCCGGGCTACGGCGGGCAAAGTTTTATTCCTGGCGTATTAGCAAAAGCCAAAGAGGCACGAGCCCGTATTGATGCTTATACCGCGCGTACAGGGCGTGAAATCTGGCTGGAAATTGATGGTGGCGTCAACGCGGGCAATATCGCTGAAATTGCTGCGGCTGGCGTCGACACTTTTGTGGCAGGCTCAGCCATTTTTGGCAAACCTGACTACAAAACAGTAATCGATCAAATGCGCCTTGAGCTGGCTAGGATTAAGGCATGA
- a CDS encoding phosphoglycolate phosphatase, producing MSIKAFAFDLDGTLADSIPDLAHAANAARRDAGLAQLEEALIESFVGDGTESLVARAMAADMSASFTGTAAQTEALGRFDQHYLEGLTLKTKLYHGVANTLNELHDCGYRLAIVTNKPERFTQPLLKELGIGNVFDVIVSGDTLPNRKPHAEPLQYVMEKLAVSADELLMVGDSKNDILAARAAGCKVAYVSYGYGAAESIPEADVTLARFEELMNWLEAQD from the coding sequence ATGAGTATCAAAGCCTTTGCTTTTGATTTAGACGGCACTCTTGCCGATTCGATTCCCGATTTAGCCCATGCCGCCAATGCCGCCCGCCGTGATGCGGGCCTTGCCCAGCTCGAAGAAGCGCTGATTGAAAGCTTTGTCGGTGATGGCACCGAAAGCTTGGTCGCCCGCGCAATGGCCGCAGATATGTCCGCCAGCTTTACCGGTACAGCGGCACAAACAGAAGCGCTTGGCCGCTTTGATCAGCATTACCTTGAAGGCCTCACGCTTAAAACTAAGCTTTATCATGGCGTTGCCAATACCCTGAATGAATTGCACGATTGCGGTTATCGCCTAGCTATCGTCACCAATAAACCAGAGCGGTTTACCCAACCGCTCTTAAAAGAGCTGGGAATTGGCAATGTATTTGATGTGATTGTCAGTGGCGATACACTACCCAACCGCAAACCCCATGCGGAGCCATTGCAGTATGTCATGGAAAAACTAGCCGTAAGCGCGGATGAGTTGCTGATGGTTGGTGATTCAAAAAACGACATCCTTGCGGCCCGCGCAGCAGGCTGTAAAGTGGCCTATGTAAGCTATGGCTATGGCGCAGCAGAAAGCATCCCTGAAGCAGATGTCACGCTGGCGCGTTTTGAGGAGCTAATGAACTGGCTGGAAGCACAGGATTAA
- the arsC gene encoding arsenate reductase (glutaredoxin) (This arsenate reductase requires both glutathione and glutaredoxin to convert arsenate to arsenite, after which the efflux transporter formed by ArsA and ArsB can extrude the arsenite from the cell, providing resistance.), whose translation MRLLHNPRCSKSREALAELTARGLSPEIIDYLTHPLDETAIRTLIAQLGIAPLALVRTKEALWQAQFAHAALDDDAIITALAAHPKLIERPILIHHDRAAIGRPIENIFTLLDTPA comes from the coding sequence ATGAGGCTGCTGCATAACCCACGCTGTTCCAAAAGCCGCGAGGCCCTTGCGGAACTCACAGCGAGGGGCCTGTCGCCAGAAATCATCGATTACCTCACGCACCCTCTGGATGAAACGGCCATTCGTACCCTGATCGCTCAGCTGGGCATTGCGCCCTTGGCACTCGTGCGCACTAAAGAAGCGCTATGGCAGGCGCAATTTGCCCACGCCGCTTTAGACGACGATGCCATCATTACCGCATTAGCAGCGCACCCCAAGCTGATTGAACGCCCGATTTTAATTCACCATGATCGCGCCGCCATTGGCCGGCCGATTGAAAATATTTTCACCCTACTGGACACACCTGCATGA
- a CDS encoding carcinine hydrolase/isopenicillin-N N-acyltransferase family protein has translation MRIRLITLFSLILSVPAGACTLWGAAGLTAGGGTLLAKNRDWRPDHVQSIRLIHPKRGASYVGLFADNGSAPGLKAGVNEYGLSVVSASASSLAREYWDSPDVHGPMLLILREDHSIADVLAKAAQRFSHSSPLFLLISDHQQLLEVEIGKDGRYTLQKQKEGVLAHTNHYLSDELAGCNKKIGKSSPARLDRIRALLPGGPYSLSDFSVFS, from the coding sequence ATGCGTATACGCCTGATTACTTTGTTTTCCTTGATACTGAGCGTGCCTGCCGGAGCCTGCACACTATGGGGAGCAGCAGGCCTGACTGCTGGTGGAGGCACCTTGCTGGCCAAAAACCGAGACTGGCGGCCAGATCATGTGCAATCAATCCGTTTGATTCACCCCAAGCGGGGTGCCTCTTATGTGGGGCTCTTCGCAGATAACGGTTCTGCCCCCGGCTTAAAGGCTGGGGTCAATGAGTATGGCTTATCGGTGGTGAGTGCATCGGCCAGCAGTTTGGCCAGGGAGTATTGGGATTCACCAGACGTGCATGGTCCAATGTTGCTTATTCTGCGCGAGGATCACAGCATTGCCGATGTTTTGGCCAAAGCGGCGCAACGCTTTAGCCACAGCTCACCCCTGTTTTTGCTGATTAGTGATCATCAGCAGCTTTTAGAGGTGGAAATTGGCAAGGATGGCCGCTACACGCTGCAAAAGCAGAAAGAGGGCGTGCTGGCGCATACCAATCACTATCTAAGTGATGAATTAGCGGGTTGCAATAAAAAAATTGGAAAAAGTAGCCCTGCAAGGCTGGACAGAATCCGAGCCCTGCTGCCTGGAGGGCCATACAGCCTGAGCGATTTTTCCGTATTTAGCTAG
- a CDS encoding dihydrofolate reductase has product MDIAIIAAVGQNGVIGIENRLPWSLPEDLKNFKALTMGSPMLMGRKTFESLPGLLPGRPHWVITRNAEWHAMGATAFLSLESALNEAAKAGLEKLFIIGGGEIYTRSLPLVNTLYLTEVGLSPVGDAYFPVFDRAEWQEVARLPQQSAKGIEFSYVEYRRI; this is encoded by the coding sequence ATGGATATTGCGATTATTGCAGCCGTCGGGCAAAACGGCGTGATCGGTATAGAAAACCGTTTGCCTTGGTCTTTACCTGAAGATTTAAAAAACTTTAAAGCGCTCACCATGGGCTCGCCCATGCTGATGGGGCGCAAAACTTTTGAATCCTTGCCAGGTTTATTGCCGGGGCGTCCGCATTGGGTGATTACGCGCAATGCTGAGTGGCATGCTATGGGTGCAACAGCGTTTTTAAGTCTTGAATCGGCACTGAATGAGGCGGCTAAGGCGGGTCTTGAGAAGTTATTTATAATCGGTGGTGGCGAGATTTACACCCGCTCGCTGCCTTTGGTGAATACGCTGTATTTAACTGAAGTGGGTTTAAGCCCCGTGGGCGATGCTTATTTCCCGGTATTTGACCGCGCTGAATGGCAAGAGGTGGCAAGGTTGCCGCAGCAAAGCGCCAAGGGGATTGAATTCTCTTATGTTGAATACCGGCGAATCTGA